The segment CTCATGGAGACAAAGTTGAACATGTGATTTCATTACACACACACAATGAATACCCCGATTCAATATGACAACGGGATTTTTCACAAAACAGGGTGAATGTTCCCCCAATTATGAAATAATAAATTTATACAATACAATAAATATGGATGGTTATTTTTCCACTAGAAGACAGATGACTAGTAATGGGCTATAGTAATTACTAAaactcttatttttatttttatacccAAGTAGGGAATCATGGCTCAAAAAAACCGTAGGGATCTCCAAGTCCCCAAGTAATTGGTGAAGTTTAAGGAACAGACGAGTTGCATGCATCGGCAAATTGTCCATGGCAAATCAGGTCTCATCCTCTATTAAGAGTTTCTGTTGCTCGACAATTACCTTTGTAAGCAGATGTGACATGATCCCGATTGGACAAAAGAGGAGGCACAATGCTATTGAGTGTCTGGTCTCAATACCATCCTTCAAGCCATCCCGAAACACTTGCCTGAAAAATAAGATTTCTAAGATCTTAGCAAACCATTCAAATAAAACAGATTTAGATGAAAAGCTGTATACTCATTTACCATTCAAGATGCAGTTGAAATCAATTGAATAATCTAATTATTTGTACAGCCCACAAAGGAGGAAAGTGAAACCTTGCTATGGAAATTTGGATGGGAAAATCACAATTTATTGGAAGAAATTCATTTTGGAGGAGCAATCAAGAGCATGGGACTATAGCATATGGAGAGGTTaaagaaatggaatgagtggactATAGCACAGGGAGAAGAGGTTAAAGAAGTGGAATGAGTGGACTATAGCACAGGGAGAAGAGGTTAAAGAAATAGAATGAGTCAGAACAATTAAGAACATGGGCAATTAAAAACAATCAACTGTGACATTTCCTTTTCTAATACTGATATACTACAAAAATGATGGTTGTAGCAAGATGGACCTTGCAGCATACAGGTCAACAGCTAACAAGTGTAACCACGCAGAAGCTACTGTCAGATCGCTTGAAAACATCCTTGTAATCCCAGGCAACTGGAGGGCATTACTTCATAAAGATCATCATTGTATTAGTTAAACAAAGCAATAACAAAATTATTGGACTGGAAAATGAAAAATGTACAATCAAAAGCAGAAATTTATACTCCAATCAATATAATTTTTTCGATGAATACCTCTGGGAGCCAATATTTGCTTGCAAACATCAAGCGCAATGTTTCTGATGTCCAGGAAATACCAAGCAGATATGTATACATAGCTCCTAGTATTATATATGGAATGCTACTTTCCATGGATCTTTTCGTCTGCATAACCAAATAAACCAAATCCTAGTAAATATCTGCCACACTTCTGTCAAAATCATATGCACAAATTTGATAAAAGCATGTTAGTCATATGCACAAAAACcattttaaaacaaaaacaaattagtgAGCAGAAAAAATCAATGCAATGTGCAAAACTTTAAGCAAGTTTGGTAACCCCCATTAATTGGTTGTGTGAGGTCAGTTTTTATGGCACTTCTTTTTGCAACCTGAATATGATTTGATGGTGGTCATTTCTGTTGAGTTTTCCATTCAGAGATATTATTAATAGGCTTGACAGAGGTTGTAAAACACTTTGTACTTGCCTATTTGAGGAACACACTCCGGTCAGACAAGCAATTGCCTCTACCAAGTTTTTCACCCCTCAaggggttttcccaggatatatacATGCATTGCATTTTCCATTTTGAGGACCTTCATTTCTTTGTGTTACGACTCTCAATTCCTTGAAATTGTGCATATCATTTGGGATTCCAAGTAGCACAGCAGTCTCATTACTTGGCTCCCTAGTATTTAATTGATTTTGATAGAAATTGAGGATCACAATTAGTTATACCTTATATGGGGGTTAAAACTTTGTTGCATGTATGATAGGTCCTCTCCATTTGCATTCATTTCGCCTCCACATATTATTCCATCAAGGCCAAGGAAAAttataaagtgttgattcacccaaCATACATAAATTCTCAAGGTAACAGTTGGATGGTGGCAAAACCTATACTAGAGCATCCACCAAAGAGTAGTAGTCAAATATACCATCATGCTACGGGCTAAATCTTTTTAATGCATATTCAATTATAATCCACGACCCTAACTGAGTAGTACCATTTTTTCCATCTAATTTATTTGTGGTAGGAAGCATCAACATCAGTAGCAAATACATgtaaatgttctttgacattaaaCTCTAGAAGAGGTCCAATAGATCTTGCACTAAGAGCAGGCCTGGAGAGACCAAATAAGATTTTCCCATCAACTTGCATTAGTTTATAGTAATATAATGACTACCAAATATAGAAAAAAGGTAGATGAAGAAAACTTGGATAGAAATGTCAAACATGATCAAATAGGCTGTAGATGCCATAGTTGCTCTTCTCACTAAAACCACAGACTGGGGAAAGTTGTCTCAGGTGACTTTGTAGGGCATCATAGTGTGACTTTGTATGTGCATTACAATTATACACTTTGATTGGTCCTACAGACCAATTTAGTTGAATGGACATTAAAAatgattatcatcatcatcatcaaaaaacacCTTCAAGTGTAGCTTGGCTAACAGGAGATTGAGAACATCGGTACGGTCTCTCAACATGTGAAAAGGCAGGAAGAGAGCATGTCAAAATCAACAGAGCTCAATGTGAAGTTGTTGAGCCAAGCTTGGGCAGTATCACACTGAAAAGGCTACCCTTTATTTCTTCACACTTGAAAATATATTCTCTGTGGAATCATGTACAAAACATTTCCAAGCCCTTTCTCAAAACAGAACAGGATGCAAAACATTTTATAGTCATATCCAAGTTTTTTGTGCCTGGAAATGATTTCCAAGATAAAAAAGCAAACTAAACTCTTTATCAGCCTAGATGTCCCAACTAACTAGCTGAACAAAAAAGTGGAAATCTGGGTGAAGTTATAAAGTATTTGCAGATTCCCTTTATAAATGCGATACAAAAGATTAGAGAGGGAGCTCCAAACATTCTTGAGTGAATGAAGGGCTTGCGAGGGCTTCCTGTGGTGCCTTGATACATTTTCAGCCTTCATAAGGAAAGAGTTCTAGGCAGATATTAAAATACAAGGTGACATGTTAATCTGACACGAAGCAATGACAGCCCAAGGTAGTGGTTGGAGATGCTTCATAGAAAAGTATGATCAAACTCCATGAGATAACGGTCCAAGGGTCAAAACAGCCAAGGAACCAAATAGCCATTCAAATTACATGATATAACTGGGAAACAAAGGCATTTAAACAATCAGGGTTGGCACCCATCAAGAGAATATCAACTGCCTGGAAAATAGAAATAAATGTTCTTCAGTAGGATTGTGAGAGGTGATAAGATTTGCAGAAGGAAGCATGATTTTCAATATTTCCATACGTTCTTGAGTCAGCATTTTGGTCTCAGGCAATCCTTGATATGTTGTTTAAAATAAGAACAGTTCTAATTTGTCAAAATCATGGGCATTTCCCCAAACAACTGAATCAATTTCAAGGTTTgaaataatacatttcattttggtaTGTAAATTGATTACAATTAGCCTATGGAGGAAGAACAGGGTATGCCGAGTTGCAAAGAAAAAACCTACCAGTGACAATTCACCAAGGAGGTAGATAGCTAAGAGGTTGGTTTCAGTTCTAGGTCTGAGTTGCATCGATCAAGACCTAAGAAGTAGGCCTCCCACAGGTCTAAATAAATGCAACACTGAAGTTATTTGGTCTAAATTTAAAATATGTAATCAGACCTGGAAGTCTTAACTTTTACAACATCCAGTATTTGATGATTGATATATGCCTCGATGCAAATCAGTTTAAGTTTCTAATAGTGATCTACAGATGACAGTATATTCCACAACCAGGGAAATTTGTCGAAAGTGGAAATGAAACTTGAAAGGGAACTTATTCTCAAGTGGTCCAAACGATATCAGTGACTTTATCAAAATATTCTTGACCCTCTTTTGTCCCTCCAGATCCAGTTTACACAGACGAATGTGAGCTCAGTTGTTTTTCTTCTGTTCTTGGTTCTCTTGAAGGTAAGATAAGAGAAAAAGTGAGTTAAGGACCaaaaactccatcaattcagacCTCAGGAGATCATGCAATTTGGTGGAGATTTGATGTTGGGTGATAATCGCAAGCAACAAACATAAGTTAACAATCAATAGGGTCAGAAAGCTTACCAATTCTGAATGTGGCACAAAAACCATGAGAGCGTAAAGTGGAATGACTAGCGCTGTTCCAACAGTAAAGACACTGTTAGCAATCTGTGAACTTCCTGCTActgccaaaaaaaattgaaatgctcTCAGCTGGAATAATCATACAATCACACAAACATAAACCAACTATAAACAAGGATCTCTATAACCATTGTGTTCATTCAGGATTTGGTCTCATAAAATGGCAAAATGAAGTTTGCGGGTAGGTTGCTCAATCTACTGCAAGTATCTGAGTTTACAGAAGAACAAAGATAATGTAAACTACAAAACAATCTAAACACGGGCCTCTAAGCAACCACTAAACTATGTCCTAGGATGTAGTAGGAGTTAGAAGCTAATTACTAGTAAAAACACATATTAAGACAATAGCTAAACAATAAATCTATCAATGCAATTGTAGAAGCTATAAAAATGGCAGCAAATTGGTTATGATACTTACATGAAGCTGTAGGGACAGGCCTCCTTCTTAAGGAACTTCGGTCACAAACTCTGGTTCTGGGAAGCACGGCTTTTGCAAATCCTAATAGAAAAACTTGTTCTTTTCTTACTATACTGTTGTAGCTCATAACTGGCCTTGCAGAAGAATGATTCCACACTGTACGTGGTTTAGTAGCCTGTAAAACAACATAGAGGAATGCTAAAAAACATGTTAACACTGCAAAGAGATTAGCAATTAACAAGCAGTAGAAACCCAAGTAAGAAAAAAAAGACATTCTGCAAATCAAAACAAGTGTGAACCTGTGAGGCAAAGAAAGAGGCCTGAGAGAAGCAACAGAATGCCATAATGTTATTTGGTCATGCTACTCACCCATCCTTGGCCTATTTGTATAGCTCCAGACTTGTGCCGCACAAGTGGAAAATGGGTAGTAAACAGATTGAGTGACACCTGTACAAAATTTTAGTGGGCACTCTGTGCTATGTTGGCTTGCTCTGATTGGCCATTAATATTTTAGAGATGGATTAGGAATATTTTATTGGCGACCAATACTGATAAAACAATTGGTAAGGCACTAGTGTAGATATGAAGTGGATGTCATTTTCATTGTCTCTTTAAAGTAGTTACAGACGGGTTTGGATGGGACATGGGAGACTAAAAATTATGGGATATTGCATAATAGCACCAAGTTTATAATGGCACGTTGTTGCACGAACTAAGACAGTGGGGCGGTGGAAAGTTGTCTCCACATTCACATTGTTCAGAACTTCTGTACCTAATTTTATTTTTGGGTATATTTGCAAATGAATGGTATCAATAATTGAAGTCAAGTCCATGATCCACCCAGCACGGACGGAACAGTCAATAAACTAATAATTATCAAATTCAGGAACTTTTCAGAGTGTATGCTAATAATATCAAGATTTTTCTTCGGGATTTGATCATGTAAATTATTAATAATTGTCATATTCAGGCTTTTTAGAGTGTATATTAATAATATCAAGATTTTCTTTGGGATTTGATCATTTATATTATTTTGTTCTTAATCTATTAGACCAGATTTATGGATCATAGAGTTTTATGGTAGACTTTGACAACATAAAATATACATGATCAAATCGAAAAGAAAATTCTTGATAAAACCAATAATTAGTTTTTATTTGAATACTATAATTTTTAAATTGGATTCTTCTCAAAACTCATAAATTTTGTTTAGAGATGAAAGGtatttttttaaaccatttttaaatattattaataaatatgatattaattatttataattattttgtgtattaattattttttaatttatattttgttttacaattaatttattttttatgtaaatATCTTAGTTTGTTAATTTTATCAGATTTATGCAATCCACTAGTTTATCACTTAGTTTATCCATCTTGATGTAGACAAGAGGCACACAGTCAAACCCATAAACAACTAAGTGATATCTTAGTTTGTTTTATTCTTTATCATTTATTCATCTTAGATATTATTGTACTTGTGATGTTTCTTTAAGATGGGATTATATGTGGTTACATTATCAACATTCAAAAGTTACATACTAGTTTTAACTCTTGCCATTTCACTTCACTTCAAATGTATGTCCTCTTAGAAAATCAAATGACAAAAAAGAGTCATATTATGCTCactaaataaagaattaattaaataaaatacaagaGAAGAAAGCTTGCACACACAACTAGTAGCACAATAGACATCACAGGGATGATAAACACTCTCTTAATGTGCTCACACACACAAAGATACCACAACATGATCCTTTAAGCAATCCTACATTCCTTTGAAGGTCTCAATCTTATATCTTTTAAATCTATTTGTGAGACTTGACTACCATTGAGAAAGTATTGTTATCCAACATCCTCAAGGAAAGTCCTCGAGGAGCCTATAACAATACTTAGTCAAAGCATATCATTTTCAATGCACGTACATGTTACATATTTGTAGAATATTTTCATAATTATAGGGTGAGAGTACACATGATGGTACCCTAAAGACATAAAGGTTGGGGATAGAGAAACAAAGGCTTTGATGTAGGTTCCAAAATCCTCCTCTTGATACAAAGTAGACATCAAGTTCACATTGAACATCCATTAGCTACACCTTCTATCCATTTTTTTAAGGTTATATTTCTACAAGTGGCCTCTTCTCTTTCGTCAAGAATTGGAAAATGTTCCTTAATATTCATTAAGCTTTATATTAACATGTTATATGCTAGACTAAAGAGCCTTGTAGTTAAAGTAGATTAAGTAATTTATTTTATCTTTACATGTTGAAAAACTCATCTCTTAAATGCTTATCCTTTAGGACAACTTTTGCTTCTGTATGTGTATCATCTAGGTGTCTATATTACTTTGATTAGGAGTTGCATACATCCTTGTGTATTTCCTTTGAAAAATACTAACAACAGATGCATTTTGCTCCATTCTAAACAACCTCACCATATTTTTCCATATGCTTACTAATAATAAACTTTTCCATAGCCTAGGACAATGATTTAGCCCTAATTGCATCCATATACACTCTTGAGCTATCTTGGGATAATAATGATAATTCATTCCCTTCACTTGACCATGATACATTTCCTTAAAAGGATCTTAAAATTCCATTGGTAATTTATCTTTTGACATCTTTAGCAAATCTTCCCATAGTGGAAATGAGGTCTATACATTTCTTGTGATGAATATCTCACCTAAAAAATTCCCTTGTCCCTAAATGGGTATTTTATCACCCCTAACTCACACCCCTCTCCTATTAACCATACATTTAGTTAAGGAGATTAGTTATAAAGAAACCATTGATAAGTATGCCATCAACAATGGATTTGACATACTTCCTGAACTTCTAACAACCCTTCCATGTAGTACTACACCATGTTTCCTTTGTTATTCCCCATGCATATCACACACTCTTTTATGACTAATTGAGCAAGTTAGCTTGTTCCTCCACCTATGCCCAAGTTGTAACATCTATTTTCTTATGATGTCCCAGTTCATCCTTCTTGTATAGGACATGGGATAAAGTATTTTTACATGCGTATTGGTAGAATTGATCCCTTGTGACATGTAACAAAAATTATACTATATGATTAACTCATACATGTGAGGATAAACTCTTGGCCAAATTATTTTTTAACACTTTTAAAAATTGCCTTGAATTGTTTTCATACCTTAACCCATGGTTTAATACATATTTTTAGACTTAGTGCAAACATTTGTACAATATTTTTAATTCCAATGTTGAGCCCAAAGTTAATCTTAAATAGTAAAAAGAAAGTATACTAGTGAACATGTTAAATATTATACCAGTATATTTCTATTTATTAGTTATTAAAATGTGTTTCTTACTTCTTGATATCCATCTTCAAGCTATTTTTTGTAATGCTCCCATTTTTACACAATGTTGTTTTATGAGCATTTGGCTAGTTTTTGATATTACTTGTAAGATTTCAGTTGTGCTATGAGAACTCCAAGGATCTTGGAGAGTTGGGTTAATTTTTTCTTCACTTTTGATAGCAATGTGGTGATCAATTCTAGTTTGTTATGACACTCTTTGTAGCATTTTTGGCCATTTGGGTCATTCTCCACAATTATCGGAG is part of the Cryptomeria japonica chromosome 10, Sugi_1.0, whole genome shotgun sequence genome and harbors:
- the LOC131044476 gene encoding protein ABA DEFICIENT 4, chloroplastic is translated as MAFCCFSQASFFASQATKPRTVWNHSSARPVMSYNSIVRKEQVFLLGFAKAVLPRTRVCDRSSLRRRPVPTASLAGSSQIANSVFTVGTALVIPLYALMVFVPHSELTKRSMESSIPYIILGAMYTYLLGISWTSETLRLMFASKYWLPELPGITRMFSSDLTVASAWLHLLAVDLYAARQVFRDGLKDGIETRHSIALCLLFCPIGIMSHLLTKVIAHLWRRSRGGREAAESVATIRGEC